A genome region from Streptomyces sp. S4.7 includes the following:
- a CDS encoding DUF2267 domain-containing protein encodes MTLRREAFLNHVKERGEYGTVEETGRAARVVLALLGAHLVGEVRSRLAARLPEEFALILLNPLQSAEPLSAKRFVRATAAWIEGATEQTATWDVSAVLSTVADAAGHDLLKGILLQLPAGYDLLFGHPQPI; translated from the coding sequence ATGACCCTGCGACGCGAAGCGTTTCTCAACCACGTCAAGGAACGCGGCGAGTACGGCACTGTGGAGGAAACCGGGCGCGCGGCCCGTGTGGTACTCGCGCTGCTCGGCGCGCACCTGGTCGGCGAGGTCCGCTCCCGGCTCGCGGCCCGCCTGCCGGAGGAATTCGCCCTGATCCTGCTCAACCCGCTGCAGAGCGCCGAGCCGCTGTCTGCGAAGCGGTTCGTGCGGGCGACCGCGGCCTGGATCGAGGGCGCCACCGAGCAGACCGCGACCTGGGACGTCAGCGCAGTGCTGTCCACGGTCGCCGACGCCGCCGGCCACGACCTCCTCAAAGGGATCCTGCTCCAGCTCCCCGCCGGCTACGACCTCCTCTTCGGCCACCCGCAACCCATCTGA
- a CDS encoding SpoIIE family protein phosphatase — protein MSKARAGGVPPEGPARAAGMPDMVGAAVCVVDEDGTIAWANAHAERVLGRDAAALVGRDAHDLLHRDQHGQPLVRASCRMTEAFLARVARVGSGWFERGDGSLVELAWLVAPCAPDGAHADTMVIFTGPDRGPDGAGLPAGSGSALSELERLALLAETTTQLTSTLDSEEALRRLVRLVVPRVADWAVVDLITEPDEVERAIVVHYEDGAFVTREELQGPMPPVPEESPMPLSRALRGAASTLVTPETYQGPPDTGVAIEQRRLFEATGMVSAAIAPIRGVRDVLGALTLGRSKGREPLTGADLSLLDDLTRRTGLALDNARLYQRQRKVAETMQRHLLAQLPSVPGLELAARYVPAPDDSQVGGDWYDAFTVADVTTALAIGDVVGHDLDAAAGMAQVRSMLRAYAWTHHEPPSAIVHRLDASMTHLTGVPTATLVFGKVEQDADGTWCLTWTNAGHPPPLLITHDGRARYLSQGHGLLLGTGLAPVRDDAALTLPPRSTLVLYTDGLVESRDRPIDEGLDQLRKHAASLAHRPLAAFTDLLLERARPPGRRNDDDVAILTLRTPAAQT, from the coding sequence ATGTCCAAGGCCAGGGCCGGTGGCGTACCGCCGGAGGGGCCGGCCCGTGCGGCGGGAATGCCGGACATGGTCGGGGCGGCGGTGTGCGTGGTGGACGAGGACGGGACCATCGCCTGGGCGAACGCGCATGCGGAGCGTGTGCTGGGCAGGGATGCCGCTGCTCTTGTGGGCCGGGACGCCCATGATCTGCTGCACCGGGACCAGCATGGCCAGCCGCTGGTCAGGGCCAGTTGCCGGATGACCGAGGCGTTCCTGGCGCGCGTCGCGCGTGTGGGCAGCGGCTGGTTCGAGCGGGGCGACGGCTCGCTGGTGGAGCTTGCCTGGCTCGTCGCGCCGTGCGCTCCTGACGGCGCTCACGCGGACACGATGGTCATCTTCACGGGCCCGGACCGTGGTCCGGACGGAGCCGGCCTGCCGGCGGGTTCCGGCTCGGCACTGTCGGAGCTGGAGCGGTTGGCGCTGCTGGCCGAGACGACCACGCAGCTGACTTCGACTCTCGACAGTGAGGAGGCGTTGCGCAGGCTGGTGCGATTGGTGGTTCCCCGGGTGGCGGACTGGGCGGTGGTCGACCTGATCACCGAACCCGACGAGGTGGAGCGCGCGATCGTGGTGCACTACGAGGACGGTGCGTTCGTCACCCGGGAAGAGTTGCAGGGGCCGATGCCGCCGGTGCCGGAGGAATCCCCGATGCCGCTGTCGCGGGCCCTGCGCGGTGCGGCCTCCACTCTGGTGACGCCGGAGACGTACCAGGGGCCGCCGGACACCGGCGTCGCCATCGAGCAGCGGCGGCTGTTCGAGGCGACGGGCATGGTCTCGGCGGCGATCGCGCCGATCCGGGGGGTCCGCGACGTGCTGGGAGCGCTGACTCTGGGACGGTCGAAGGGCCGTGAACCGCTGACCGGGGCGGACTTGTCGCTGCTGGACGATCTCACCCGGCGGACCGGGCTCGCCCTGGACAACGCCCGGCTCTACCAGCGCCAGCGCAAGGTCGCCGAGACCATGCAGCGTCACCTGCTGGCTCAGTTGCCGTCCGTGCCGGGCCTGGAGCTGGCGGCGCGGTACGTGCCCGCGCCGGACGATTCGCAGGTCGGCGGTGACTGGTACGACGCGTTCACCGTCGCCGACGTGACCACCGCGCTGGCGATCGGAGACGTGGTCGGACACGACCTGGACGCCGCCGCGGGAATGGCTCAGGTCCGCAGTATGCTCCGGGCCTACGCGTGGACGCACCACGAGCCGCCGAGCGCGATCGTGCACCGGCTGGACGCCTCGATGACCCACCTCACCGGTGTACCGACAGCGACACTGGTCTTCGGGAAGGTGGAGCAGGACGCCGACGGAACCTGGTGCCTGACCTGGACCAATGCCGGCCATCCCCCACCCCTGCTGATCACCCACGACGGGCGGGCCCGCTACCTCTCCCAGGGGCACGGGCTGCTGCTGGGCACCGGCCTGGCACCGGTGCGCGACGACGCGGCTCTCACCCTCCCTCCCCGCTCGACACTCGTCCTCTACACCGACGGACTCGTCGAGAGCCGCGACCGCCCGATCGACGAGGGCCTGGACCAACTCCGCAAGCACGCCGCCTCACTGGCCCACCGGCCGCTGGCCGCCTTCACCGACCTGCTGCTCGAACGCGCCCGGCCGCCCGGCAGGAGGAACGACGACGATGTCGCCATCCTCACCCTGCGCACACCCGCAGCCCAGACGTAG
- a CDS encoding PP2C family protein-serine/threonine phosphatase, producing MGEESVDQPENFSERPLGLLPDRMRVMPPHLIVPLIAEEVAGIGGRDVSILLQDYAQELLVPLTGRKLHVGRPEPMSDSPAGRTFLSTDIVEVALAHGGVRMYLPLLDGSDHVGVMALTLDTVGDEDRSLLRRLAGLVADMVVTKNAYTDEFLLARRREPISVSAEIQWSLLPPLTMTVPQVAVAGILEPAYRVAGDSFDYALNDNILHVAVIDTMGHGLDAAVMATVVIGAYRHARRALVSLAEKYAFMDDAVSRQFGPDHFVTAQLMHLDIATGEMKLVNAGHPAPLLIRGGQVERQLESATTLPVGFGGNEPRIRKHLLRPGDRVLCHTDGIIEEHVTGGEQFGEERLIHCVNRLGQEPSQGMRADLRRLSHDHPVLAGHRDHPPVGAEAQRTRRRAGGQHPAPAIGHAPQSRPVLLGAEHMAPVGAHLVLRAVQGARP from the coding sequence ATGGGCGAGGAAAGCGTGGACCAGCCGGAGAATTTCAGCGAGCGCCCGCTCGGCCTGCTGCCGGACCGGATGCGGGTGATGCCGCCGCATCTGATCGTCCCGCTGATCGCGGAGGAGGTGGCCGGGATCGGCGGCCGTGACGTCTCCATCCTGCTCCAGGACTACGCGCAGGAGCTGCTGGTGCCGCTTACCGGCAGGAAGCTCCACGTCGGCCGGCCCGAGCCGATGTCGGACTCCCCCGCCGGCCGGACCTTCCTGAGCACGGACATCGTCGAGGTGGCGCTGGCACACGGCGGCGTGCGGATGTATCTGCCGCTTCTGGACGGCAGCGACCATGTGGGGGTGATGGCCCTGACCCTCGACACCGTCGGCGACGAGGACAGGAGCCTGCTGCGCCGGCTCGCAGGCCTGGTGGCCGACATGGTGGTCACCAAGAACGCCTACACCGATGAGTTCTTACTGGCCCGCCGCCGGGAGCCGATAAGCGTGTCGGCGGAGATCCAGTGGAGCCTGCTGCCGCCGCTGACGATGACCGTGCCGCAGGTCGCGGTGGCCGGCATCCTGGAGCCCGCCTACCGCGTCGCCGGTGACAGCTTCGATTACGCCCTCAACGACAACATCCTGCATGTGGCCGTGATCGACACGATGGGCCACGGCCTGGACGCCGCTGTGATGGCAACCGTGGTCATCGGCGCCTACCGGCACGCCCGGCGCGCGCTCGTCAGCCTGGCAGAGAAGTACGCGTTCATGGACGACGCCGTCTCCCGGCAGTTCGGTCCCGACCACTTCGTCACGGCACAGCTGATGCACCTCGACATCGCCACCGGTGAGATGAAGCTGGTCAACGCCGGCCACCCCGCGCCGCTGCTGATCCGCGGAGGCCAGGTCGAGCGGCAACTGGAGAGCGCGACGACGTTGCCCGTCGGCTTCGGCGGCAACGAGCCCCGGATCCGAAAGCACCTACTCCGGCCGGGCGACCGGGTGCTGTGCCACACCGACGGCATCATCGAGGAACACGTCACCGGCGGCGAGCAGTTCGGCGAGGAACGCCTCATCCACTGCGTCAACCGCCTGGGGCAAGAGCCGTCGCAGGGCATGCGGGCGGACCTGCGCCGGCTCTCCCACGATCACCCGGTCCTCGCCGGCCACCGCGACCATCCGCCCGTCGGGGCTGAAGCACAGCGCACGCGTCGCCGCGCCGGCGGCCAGCACCCGGCACCGGCCATCGGCCACGCTCCACAGTCGCGCCCCGTCCTCCTCGGCGCTGAGCACATGGCGCCCGTCGGCGCTCACCTCGTACTGCGAGCCGTCCAGGGCGCCCGTCCTTGA